ACCTTCATCGGGGTGCGATCGGGTTGGCCAGCGTGCCGGCGAAGAGCAGCGAGCCGGCCTGGTCGGTGAGGTCGACCATCTGGAGCGTGTTGCGCAACTGGAGCCGGTTGAGGCACGAGTGCCGGAACTTCGGCCGGGCTAGCTGGAGCCGCCCGCGCAGGTCGGGGTGGTCGGCGCCGTGTGTGGCCACGCAGTCGGCGACCAGCGCCCAGAACCGGTCCCAGGGCAGCACCCCGTCGCTGTCGAGGATCCCGGCGAGGTGCCGCAGGAAACCGTCGAAGACGTCGGTGTGCAGGGCCAGCGCCTTCACGTCGTCGGAGACGTCGATCCGGATCCGCTCGATCTCCGGTGGCAGCGGGCGGTCGAGGCTCATCACGGCGACCTCCTCGCCGATGTCCTTCATGAACACCCGGGTCGGCACGTGCCCGTCGAGCACCAGGATGAGGTTCTCCCCATGCGGCATGAAGGCGAGATCGTGCCGCAGGATGCAGTGCACCACCGGCCGCACGTAGGCGCGCAGGTAGGTCGCGACCCAGCGCTCGGCCGGCAGGCCCGACGCCGCGATCAGCGCGCCGACCAGCGAGCTGCCGGCCCGGTCGCGGTGCAGCAGGCTGGCCATCGTCGCCAGCCGCTCGCCGGGTGCCAGTCGGGGCAGCGGGCTCTCCCGCCAGAGCGCGGCGAGCATCCGTTGGTGTGGGGAAGGAAAACCGCTTCGGTGGTACGCGTCACCGGTGAACCCGACCGACGCCACCTCGCGCAACACGCCGAAGCCGCACTCACGCAAGGTGTCGTCGGCGGCGACCACGTCGGCGACCCAGTCGTTGATCGGCGGCGTCGCGCGCATGTAGGCGGGGGACAGGCCGCGCAGGAACCCCATGTTCTGGATCGCCAGCGCGGTCTTCACGTAGTGCCGGTCGGGCCGGTCGGTGTTGAAGAACGTCCGGATCGACTGCTGCGCGCGGTAGCGGTCGGGTCCGCTGCCGAGCGGCACGATCGCCCGCCGGGCCACGTCGGGCGCGAAGGTGATCGCGTGCTTGTGCTCCCACTGCCACGGGTGCGCCGGCAGGTAGCGGTAGTCGGCCGGGTCCAGGCCGAGCGACCGCAGCCGGGCGGCGAACCGCTCCCGGGTATCCGCGTCGAGCTCGCCGGCGTAGAACTGCGCCTCGGTGACACCGTGACCCGCGGTGAACGCGCTCTCGGCCCGCAGCACGGCGAGCCAGACCAGCCGGACCGGTTGGCCCGCCTCCGGCGCGTACGCCTCGTGGTCGGCCAGCCCGAAACCGATCCGCCCGTTGTTGGCCACGAAGCCCGGGTGCCCTTCGGTCATCGCCGCCTCGATGTCCTGGAAGCCCGCGTGCACCAGCGCCGCACTGTCCAGCCGCTCGTGGTGGTGCTTCCAGGCCGCGCCGGCCAGCGTGGCGGCGATCTCCTCCAGGTAGGTGCCGACCAGCCGATCGGGGATGCCCAGCGTGCCGGCCAGCCCGGCGACGAACGCCAGCGCGTCCAACGGCCGGCCGTCGCGGTGTGCCAGCGACGCTGGGTCCACCACCCAGTGCTCGAGCGGGTAGCGCCGTGCGGTGAAGCGCAGGTCGCCGAGCGCGTAGCCACCGGTGCCGTCGGGCTCGGGTGCCAGGATCCGCTCGTGGCTGAACTCGGCGATCGCCTTGGCGATCAGCCGCCGGTGTGCGACCGCCATCGTCGCCGGCGTCAGGTGCGCGGGCGGCTCCGGACCGGTCAACGTGTACGCCTCCCGCGTGCAGAAACTCAGCCGCGCCACCTTGTCGGAAAGCCGCACCCGGCCCTGCTCGACGAAACCGACCTCGGCGTTCTTGTGGGCGATCGCCGCGTTGCGCTCGTCGGGCTCGACGACCACCCGCAGCGCCCGCGGGTCGTCGAAGACGA
This genomic interval from Asanoa ferruginea contains the following:
- a CDS encoding GNAT family N-acetyltransferase; this encodes MTFTLEPLDVDAHAEVLHGWVTHPRSVYWGMQGATVDAVHKAYAQIEVDPHHHAWLGRLDGEPVFLAETYDPAHSELAAHYPVATGDVGMHVLVAPPAPGAPVRHGLTSGVMRAVMSFVFDDPRALRVVVEPDERNAAIAHKNAEVGFVEQGRVRLSDKVARLSFCTREAYTLTGPEPPAHLTPATMAVAHRRLIAKAIAEFSHERILAPEPDGTGGYALGDLRFTARRYPLEHWVVDPASLAHRDGRPLDALAFVAGLAGTLGIPDRLVGTYLEEIAATLAGAAWKHHHERLDSAALVHAGFQDIEAAMTEGHPGFVANNGRIGFGLADHEAYAPEAGQPVRLVWLAVLRAESAFTAGHGVTEAQFYAGELDADTRERFAARLRSLGLDPADYRYLPAHPWQWEHKHAITFAPDVARRAIVPLGSGPDRYRAQQSIRTFFNTDRPDRHYVKTALAIQNMGFLRGLSPAYMRATPPINDWVADVVAADDTLRECGFGVLREVASVGFTGDAYHRSGFPSPHQRMLAALWRESPLPRLAPGERLATMASLLHRDRAGSSLVGALIAASGLPAERWVATYLRAYVRPVVHCILRHDLAFMPHGENLILVLDGHVPTRVFMKDIGEEVAVMSLDRPLPPEIERIRIDVSDDVKALALHTDVFDGFLRHLAGILDSDGVLPWDRFWALVADCVATHGADHPDLRGRLQLARPKFRHSCLNRLQLRNTLQMVDLTDQAGSLLFAGTLANPIAPR